A genomic window from Silene latifolia isolate original U9 population chromosome Y, ASM4854445v1, whole genome shotgun sequence includes:
- the LOC141631146 gene encoding uncharacterized protein LOC141631146, giving the protein MGGKADYMRSPNVSWSVCCSPKKEGGLGLKDLKLWNVAFLGKYVWWLAKKKDHLWVKWVSHVYMKDKDWTDYVAPPDCSWSWRKITHIMEKFKQAYTNNKWLNTSLVYCVQYGYDWLRTRHPKVEWRHLCWNTLNVPKTSFITRAIIHKRLLTKDRLIRMGIMVDGTCDLCDNFPEDHHHLFSDCVFMQRCSSLLQDKLRIRFSADDIVHWFSSSRAVSRMQKRYIGASYVALYYYVWITRNEARIKGMVRRPECVVKRWW; this is encoded by the coding sequence ATGGGGGGTAAAGCTGATTACATGAGGTCTCCTAATGTAAGTTGGAGTGTCTGTTGCTCTCCTAAGAAAGAAGGAGGATTGGGTTTAAAGGACTTGAAACTTTGGAATGTTGCTTTTCTAGGGAAGTATGTGTGGTGGCTTGCTAAAAAAAAAGATCATCTTTGGGTTAAATGGGTAAGTCATGTTTATATGAAAGATAAGGATTGGACTGACTATGTTGCTCCTCCTGACTGTAGTTGGTCTTGGAGGAAGATAACTCATATAATGGAAAAATTTAAGCAAGCTTACACCAACAATAAATGGCTCAACACTAGTCTGGTTTATTGTGTGCAGTATGGGTATGATTGGCTGCGTACTCGTCATCCTAAGGTAGAATGGAGGCATCTTTGCTGGAACACTTTGAATGTCCCCAAAACCTCTTTCATTACCCGGGCTATCATTCATAAGAGATTGTTGACTAAAGATAGGCTGATTAGAATGGGTATAATGGTAGATGGGACGTGTGATTTATGTGATAACTTCCCTGAGGATCATCATCATCTGTTCAGTGATTGTGTTTTTATGCAACGCTGTTCTAGCTTATTGCAGGATAAACTGAGGATAAGGTTTAGTGCAGATGATATTGTGCATTGGTTTTCTAGTAGCAGGGCTGTCTCTAGAATGCAGAAGAGGTACATAGGGGCGTCTTATGTGGCCCTATATTACTATGTCTGGATTACAAGGAATGAGGCAAGGATTAAGGGTATGGTGAGAAGGCCTGAATGTGTTGTCAAGCGGTGGTGGTGA